The Leptospira harrisiae sequence TGTATTTTGGAAAGTGTGTCGTTCCACATTCTGGTTCGACACAATCTTTGTACCGTATGGTAGGCTGTGGCGAAGATAACACTCAACGCAAAACCAAAAATGGCCGCATTGGTATGTAGAGGTCGTAACCTTCCGAAGCTCGTCCAAGGTAATTCCATATTCAGCTGTGGATATACAAGCTGGAAGGCAATAATGACACCAAATGTCATTGATGCAACGCCCCAGACTAACGCTGAAATGATAAACCCTTTTACGATAAAATCGTCATATTGAGTTTTTTCCGTAGCCAATGTTTCTCTCCTTAATCTTTATCAGTTCCATTTATATAGAGAACTAATTCCTTTGTCTATAAAGTGACGAAGAAAAGAAAGAAAAACAGAATGCGGTTCTTAGAATCCCCCCTTGATTTTTGTCAAGGGAGGCTTTGAGACTTAGACTGAATCTAATTGAATCAGGTGGAAGGGATGGAATTTCTAACAGTAGTTAGAAAGTAAACTCATATCCTAATTGTGTACGATGTTCGATACCACGATCACCTGCGATGGCTGTGGGATGGTATCCAACTCGATCAATAGAAGAATGCATGAAAAACTTTTCTTTTCTTGTGTCGTCCTGACTTAGTCCAGAACCAGTTGGGTGGAAGTAGTAGGCGTCAAAGATGTTCCAAAAATAAACTAGGAGTGTCGCAATACCAATGTACTGCATATCTTGGTAGTGACGTTCTACAGATTCTCTTTGTCCTTTGAAGGGTCCCAGTTGGCTCGCAACTACCGCTTCCGCAGGGGAAACAGTTGCAGAGGTTTGCGGAGAAAAAGCTGCACGGATGAGACCATTCGTTGTATAAGGATTTTCTAAATTATTATAATCACGTTTGGCGTTTAAATACATACGATGTTTGTCGTATGTGAAAAAGAGTCCAACAGCAATGATCGATGGATACACAATGGCTTGCACTTTTCTACCTTGTTTCCATTGTCCCCAACCAGGAAGGACTGCGGATCTCCAAGCGGCACCTGTCTTTGTTAGGTTTTTGCGATCTGCTTCTGCTAGTTTAGCATCTTCTTCTTGTTTCCGTTTTGCATCGGCTTCAAGAGTAGCATTTTTTGCGGCATTTTCTTTTTCTAATCGAGCTGCTTCCTCTTGTTCTTTTTTGAGTCGGGCAGCATCTTCTTTTTCTTTTTTAATTCTTTCTTTCTCTTCTTCCGCTTTTCTGAGTTTGTCTTCCTCTGCGGCAGTTAGGTGGTCTTTGTAAACCACTTTAAGAATATCAGTTTTGTTCAGAACGATTGTAGTTCCGTCTTCTTTTCGAATTTTTAGCTTGTATTGATCTTGTTCGACTACCTTACCTTGGAGTGTTCCACCTTTTTTGAGGAGGATATTCTCTGCAGAGAGGTTGCTCACGAATAGTACCAAAAGT is a genomic window containing:
- a CDS encoding LA_0442/LA_0875 N-terminal domain-containing protein; protein product: MLYNIPTLEIPLKLTITQFIKIATLLVLFVSNLSAENILLKKGGTLQGKVVEQDQYKLKIRKEDGTTIVLNKTDILKVVYKDHLTAAEEDKLRKAEEEKERIKKEKEDAARLKKEQEEAARLEKENAAKNATLEADAKRKQEEDAKLAEADRKNLTKTGAAWRSAVLPGWGQWKQGRKVQAIVYPSIIAVGLFFTYDKHRMYLNAKRDYNNLENPYTTNGLIRAAFSPQTSATVSPAEAVVASQLGPFKGQRESVERHYQDMQYIGIATLLVYFWNIFDAYYFHPTGSGLSQDDTRKEKFFMHSSIDRVGYHPTAIAGDRGIEHRTQLGYEFTF